The following proteins are co-located in the Gossypium hirsutum isolate 1008001.06 chromosome A02, Gossypium_hirsutum_v2.1, whole genome shotgun sequence genome:
- the LOC107952294 gene encoding extensin — MGSSMTSLFLTLLVLAVSLSLPFETSADYTYSSPPPPPKKYPPPPYHYKSPPPPPPVYSPPPPPHKKPYMYKSPPPPTPVYKYKSPPPPPPSPPKHPYKYKSPPPPPPSPPKHPYKYKSPPPPPPSPPKHPYKYKSPPPPSPPKHPYKYKSPPHHLQFTSISLHHLHLHHHPSTPTSTSLHPHHLQFTSISLHHLHLHHHPSTLTSTSPHHLHQHHHQSILTNTSLHHHHHPHLSIPTSTSPHHHHHHPHQSIPTSTSPPTTTTVTTQAPLQVQVTSTTTTITPKHPYKYKSPPPPSPPKHPYKYKSPPPPPPSPPKHPYKYKSPPPPPPVYKYKSPPPPPPHYVYASPPPPHHY; from the coding sequence ATGGGGTCATCAATGACCTCTCTCTTTCTCACTCTTTTAGTTCTAGCAGTGTCTCTCAGTTTGCCTTTTGAAACCTCTGCAGATTACACTTATTCTTCTCCTCCACCACCTCCTAAGAAATACCCACCACCACCCTACCATTACAAGTCTCCCCCACCGCCTCCTCCGGTCTACtctcctccaccaccaccacACAAGAAACCTTACATGTACAAATCTCCTCCCCCACCAACTCCTGTTTACAAGTATAAGTCtccaccacctccaccaccaTCACCACCCAAGCATCCTTACAAGTACAAGTCTCCTCCACCTCCACCACCATCACCACCCAAGCATCCTTACAAGTACAAGtccccaccaccaccaccaccatcaccaCCTAAACACCCCTACAAGTACAAGTCCCCACCCCCACCATCACCACCCAAGCACCCTTACAAGTACAAGTCTCCACCCCACCACCTCCAGTTTACAAGTATAAGTCtccaccacctccacctccaTCATCACCCAAGCACCCCTACAAGTACAAGTCTCCACCCCCACCACCTCCAGTTTACAAGTATAAGTCtccaccacctccacctccaTCACCACCCAAGCACCCTTACAAGTACAAGTCCCCACCACCTCCACCAACATCACCACCAAAGCATCCTTACAAATACAagtctccaccaccaccaccatcccCACCTAAGCATCCCTACAAGTACAAGtccccaccaccaccaccaccatcccCACCAAAGCATCCCTACAAGTACAAGTCCCCCCACCACCACCACCGTCACCACCCAAGCACCCCTACAAGTACAAGTcacctccaccaccaccaccatcaccCCCAAGCACCCTTACAAGTACAAGTCCCCACCCCCACCGTCACCACCCAAGCACCCCTACAAGTACAAGTCACCCCCACCACCCCCACCATCACCCCCCAAGCACCCTTACAAGTACAAGTCTCCACCACCTCCTCCTCCAGTTTACAAATACAAGTCTCCTCCTCCACCCCCACCCCATTATGTCTACGCTTCACCCCCTCCTCCTCACCACTACTAA